The following is a genomic window from Neosynechococcus sphagnicola sy1.
AACTGGGTTGCTATTTTCTGGAGTTCGACTAGACGCTGTGGAGGTTTCGCTCCTTCCGCATCCGCAGCCCATCTCATCAGCATGGGAACCTCCCCCACCAGAAACCCTCGAACAATTTCCTTTTCTTGTTCGGTTTTTATCTGCCTCAGTAGCATTTCTATGAATTCTTTTTCCACCTTCTATTCCTCTAATTCGAGTTTCCATTCAATTGGTTTCCCTAACGAGTAGGGAGTATAAAACGATCTCTGCCCTCATTTTTAGGATTTGTAGGGTCTATACGAATTTCGTAATGGTATAAAACCGCCAAAACATCAGCAATAGACAAACAACCTCCTATATGCCCAACACCTAAGTGGCCAATTTCATTCACAATAAAGCGCCTTATTTCTTTTGCCTTATCTTCAACCAAACTAACGTTAAAATTCATAAACATTCTCCTTTCAAACAATATTAGTAATAAGAGTAATTACGCCCATAATAAAAAGTGCGCTATAGGTAACTTTGGTAAAAACGTCATTATGTATCTTGTTATGTGCCCAAACACCTAAAACTGTGCCAACTGCTAAAAATATTAATCCGTATAAAGATGTGTTTACTACCTCTGTTGTAATTTGATTAGCCAAATACATTTGTGTAAGCAAAATAACATTTAGTGTAACCCAAATTAGGCACAATGTGGCTCTAAAGCTAGATTTGTTTTTTAGTTTTTCAGTGGCATAAACAATAATTAGCGGCCCACCAGATGCAAACGCGCCATGCACAATTCCACCGCAGAAAACGAGAAAAAGAGCAGGAGCATCTTTAATTTGCATAGCGTTTGTTACTATACCAAAGCTAATTAAAATACCTCTTATTGAAACAATAACCATAAACACCCCAAGAAATATCAATAAACCTGATTTTGGCAGAACATTGTAAATTAAAATGCCAATAGGCAAGCCCATCAAAAGTAGTAGCATCATTTTGTTATATTGTTTCCAGTCAATATCCTTATAAGCTTTAATAAGAACATAACCACAAGTAATCACTGTGTAAAGTGTTAAAACAGGTTTTGCTACATGAATGCCTACAAGCATAGAAACAAGCGGCATAGACAACACAGTGCTTCCAAAACCAGTAATGCCTTCTAAAAAGTGCACTGCAACAACGATAAGCCCAAAAAGTAATATAGTAGTCCAAAAACTCATGTTTTCCTCCAGCCTATCGTGATAACAATTCGTTTATGTATAACACTTTGCCTATTTTAACAGCTTCTTCAGCGGCAATACCAACAACAACTGCATAAAGACCTTCTGTTACAGTTGCAGTGTCTGTTTTCGCACCTTCAATGTTATCTATAAAGTGTTTGTGCTCGAAGTATGTGCCACCCTTATGTCCGCTTTCTTGAATAACTGTTGGGTAACAAGGGGCACTAATTTTAGAAGCTGCGTATTCAGAAGCTAATATTTCCAAATGAGTTTCTGGGCGTTTATCTGGCAAGTAGTCATCGTTTTCAAAACCTCTTAGCCTACCTTTGTTTCCATTCAATTGGTTTCCCTAACGAGTAGGGAGGGGCAATAGTCATGGTTTCGCAGTTTCGATAGACGGAGGCGTGGAGGGAAGGGGTTCTTTCCCAATGTCGTACCACAGCAAAACGACAAATTCCTGTTTATCAGGATTTTCAGGATCACTCTTCAGATCGTCACCTTCCTGCTGCCATTCATCCCCTTCTAGTTCGTTGTTGATAAAGTCAGCTAATTCCGCTGCATCCTGAGGGGTTGCCTGCCGTTTGTTGGCTTTCAGAATCTCCAAAACACGCTCTTGATCAACCATTGCTAATAGATCCCTTCCTTATTTTTGCTGGTTTAGTGAGTTTCCATTCAATTGGTTTCCCTAACGAGTAGGGAGTACCACTTCCCTAGTG
Proteins encoded in this region:
- a CDS encoding sulfite exporter TauE/SafE family protein, producing MSFWTTILLFGLIVVAVHFLEGITGFGSTVLSMPLVSMLVGIHVAKPVLTLYTVITCGYVLIKAYKDIDWKQYNKMMLLLLMGLPIGILIYNVLPKSGLLIFLGVFMVIVSIRGILISFGIVTNAMQIKDAPALFLVFCGGIVHGAFASGGPLIIVYATEKLKNKSSFRATLCLIWVTLNVILLTQMYLANQITTEVVNTSLYGLIFLAVGTVLGVWAHNKIHNDVFTKVTYSALFIMGVITLITNIV
- a CDS encoding Gfo/Idh/MocA family oxidoreductase is translated as MNGNKGRLRGFENDDYLPDKRPETHLEILASEYAASKISAPCYPTVIQESGHKGGTYFEHKHFIDNIEGAKTDTATVTEGLYAVVVGIAAEEAVKIGKVLYINELLSR